One genomic segment of Salinigranum rubrum includes these proteins:
- a CDS encoding glycosyltransferase — MSTSLHVSFFMAAPTYGGAQKVTITIANGLAERGHDVDLVVARLEGEFVSDISEEVTVVDLDAPSVPGIGLFAVIPRLRSYLAAENPAVMFACLTHANDVAVLASLGSNSSTHVAVTEHLAFGADTELKKRITSAMAKYLYRYADDVVTVSAGVAESVAANTHIDIADTTVLHNPIHVEEVKREAAASVDHDWFGSDDVSPIVSVGRLEPQKSLTTLLSAFDRVHDARPDTRLVVVGKGSERDRLVDRTERLGLSDVVDFPGFVDNPYAYMNGASVFALSSEFEGLPTVLIEALACGCTIVSTDCPHGPREILDDGTYGRLTPVGDPDALADGILQALDDPTPVERCLERADHFSMANSLDRYETYIRDVSDAR, encoded by the coding sequence ATGTCCACGTCGCTTCACGTCTCCTTCTTTATGGCGGCCCCCACCTACGGCGGTGCACAAAAGGTCACGATCACGATCGCGAACGGACTCGCCGAGCGGGGCCACGACGTCGACCTCGTCGTCGCGCGCCTCGAAGGCGAGTTCGTCTCCGACATCAGCGAGGAGGTCACCGTCGTCGATCTGGACGCGCCGTCCGTCCCGGGGATCGGGCTGTTCGCCGTAATCCCCCGTCTCCGGTCGTACCTCGCCGCCGAGAACCCCGCCGTGATGTTCGCCTGTCTCACGCACGCGAACGACGTCGCCGTCCTCGCCTCGCTCGGTTCGAACTCGTCGACGCACGTCGCCGTCACGGAACACCTCGCGTTCGGTGCCGACACCGAACTCAAAAAGCGGATCACGAGCGCGATGGCGAAGTATCTCTACCGGTACGCGGACGACGTCGTCACCGTCTCCGCCGGCGTCGCCGAAAGCGTCGCCGCGAACACGCACATCGACATCGCGGACACGACCGTTCTCCACAACCCGATCCACGTCGAAGAGGTCAAGCGGGAGGCGGCGGCGTCGGTGGATCACGACTGGTTCGGCTCCGACGACGTCAGTCCGATCGTGAGCGTCGGACGCCTCGAACCACAGAAGAGCCTGACGACGCTCCTCTCGGCGTTCGACCGGGTCCACGATGCGCGTCCCGACACTCGACTCGTCGTGGTCGGGAAGGGCTCCGAGCGCGACCGACTCGTCGACCGGACCGAACGCCTCGGCCTCTCCGATGTCGTCGACTTCCCCGGTTTCGTCGACAACCCGTACGCGTACATGAACGGTGCCTCCGTCTTCGCCCTCTCCTCGGAGTTCGAGGGCCTCCCGACCGTGTTGATCGAAGCGCTCGCGTGCGGGTGTACGATCGTCTCGACGGACTGTCCCCACGGGCCACGGGAGATCCTGGACGACGGGACGTACGGCCGTCTCACACCCGTCGGCGACCCCGACGCGCTGGCCGACGGCATCCTCCAGGCCCTCGACGACCCGACCCCGGTCGAGCGGTGTCTCGAGCGCGCGGACCACTTCTCGATGGCCAACTCGCTCGACCGCTACGAGACGTACATCAGGGACGTAAGCGACGCTCGGTGA
- a CDS encoding FG-GAP repeat domain-containing protein translates to MRFRHERIDSHPPCDHLGFCLTTDLTGSGRPDVIVGGHGPFGREPITSDDPPLRRLRSLIERRFRAVHETQTKLFWYENPGWERHVISPDPTLKLDVAGTLHDVSGNGRLDIVAGEGLNDHDIYWFEQPTDPRAEWSKHHVTSRFEKYHDVAFGDVDGDGDAELVGLSQESETVFYYDVPDDPFQEPWPDSHLTVVDDDIRVEGLAIVDVDDDGRNEILAGTQIYHQPSSAGQEWTREAVATGWDDNRVAVADLDGDGELELVYSEGDSPALGSRLGRVAWFDRDGDDWTGTFLHEELVNPHSLQVGDFTGSGSVDIYVAEMGISDNENPTHYLFVNDGECQFEERVVADGVATHEAKAVDMNDDGRLDVAGKSYGPTLQTAHVDVWYNEP, encoded by the coding sequence ATGCGCTTTCGGCACGAGCGAATCGACTCACATCCGCCCTGTGATCACCTCGGGTTCTGTCTGACGACAGACCTCACCGGAAGCGGTCGTCCGGACGTCATCGTCGGCGGGCACGGCCCGTTCGGACGAGAGCCCATCACCTCCGACGACCCGCCGCTTCGACGGCTCCGTTCGCTGATCGAACGGCGCTTCCGTGCGGTCCACGAGACACAGACCAAGCTCTTCTGGTACGAGAATCCCGGGTGGGAACGGCACGTAATCTCACCCGACCCGACGCTCAAACTCGACGTCGCCGGGACCCTCCACGACGTCTCCGGCAACGGCCGCCTCGACATCGTCGCCGGGGAGGGACTCAACGACCACGACATCTACTGGTTCGAACAGCCCACGGACCCCAGAGCGGAGTGGTCGAAACACCACGTCACGAGCCGGTTCGAGAAGTATCACGACGTCGCGTTCGGCGACGTCGACGGCGACGGGGACGCCGAGTTGGTCGGGTTGTCACAGGAGAGCGAGACGGTGTTTTACTACGACGTCCCCGACGACCCGTTCCAGGAACCGTGGCCCGATTCGCATCTCACCGTCGTCGACGACGACATCCGCGTCGAGGGGCTGGCGATCGTCGACGTCGACGACGACGGGCGAAACGAGATCCTCGCCGGGACGCAGATCTATCACCAGCCCTCGTCGGCCGGTCAGGAGTGGACGCGCGAGGCGGTTGCGACGGGCTGGGACGACAACCGGGTCGCGGTCGCCGACCTCGACGGCGACGGAGAGCTCGAACTCGTCTACTCCGAGGGGGACTCGCCGGCGCTCGGCTCCCGCCTGGGACGCGTCGCCTGGTTCGACCGAGACGGCGACGACTGGACCGGGACGTTCCTCCACGAGGAGCTCGTCAACCCACACTCGCTTCAGGTCGGCGACTTCACCGGCTCCGGTTCCGTCGACATCTACGTGGCCGAGATGGGTATCAGCGACAACGAGAACCCGACACACTACCTCTTCGTGAACGACGGAGAGTGTCAGTTCGAAGAGCGGGTCGTCGCCGACGGCGTCGCCACCCACGAGGCCAAGGCCGTCGATATGAACGACGACGGTCGGTTGGACGTCGCCGGGAAGTCGTACGGTCCGACCCTCCAGACCGCCCACGTGGACGTCTGGTACAACGAACCCTAA
- a CDS encoding glycosyltransferase family 2 protein encodes MTREIVSPAPTAETTCSVVVGIPAYNEEATIEDIVTEAHAYVDDVIVVDDGSSDRTAALARTAGATVVEHGQNRGYGSALQTIFTEADERDVDHLAILDADGQHDPSDLARIVEAQHSTGASVVIGSRFAPGSESDAPLYRRFGLSVINTLTNFGLQLAYATPRISDTQSGFRIYDADAIATMSQSETLGEGMDASIDILFEAAEAGHEIVEAPINITYDVQDANTHNPVVQGLVLLVNIFSRVYNERRLG; translated from the coding sequence ATGACACGGGAGATCGTCTCTCCGGCGCCCACGGCCGAAACCACCTGTTCGGTCGTCGTCGGCATCCCCGCGTACAACGAGGAAGCGACCATCGAGGACATCGTCACCGAGGCGCACGCGTACGTCGATGACGTGATCGTCGTCGACGACGGAAGCAGCGACCGAACGGCGGCGCTCGCGCGTACCGCCGGAGCGACGGTCGTCGAACACGGGCAGAACCGGGGCTACGGCTCCGCCCTCCAGACGATATTCACGGAGGCTGACGAGCGCGACGTCGACCACCTCGCGATCCTCGATGCCGACGGGCAACACGACCCGAGCGACCTCGCCAGAATCGTCGAAGCCCAGCACTCGACCGGTGCATCGGTCGTCATCGGGAGTCGGTTCGCACCGGGGTCCGAGAGCGACGCCCCCCTGTACCGTCGCTTCGGCCTGAGCGTGATCAACACGCTCACCAACTTCGGGCTGCAGTTGGCGTACGCGACCCCGCGCATCAGTGACACACAGAGCGGCTTCCGGATCTACGACGCCGACGCGATCGCGACGATGAGCCAGTCGGAGACGCTCGGTGAGGGGATGGACGCCAGTATCGACATCCTCTTCGAGGCCGCCGAGGCCGGCCACGAAATCGTCGAAGCCCCGATCAACATCACGTACGACGTCCAGGACGCGAACACGCACAATCCAGTGGTTCAGGGCCTCGTGCTGCTCGTGAACATTTTCTCGCGGGTGTACAACGAGCGTCGGCTGGGTTGA
- a CDS encoding ABC transporter substrate-binding protein, whose protein sequence is MTPLTRRKALHSAGASMVAVAGIAGCLGRSEGGTLDALSVAYVPIYPNMQHYVMAEEGYYDEVPADVTFERFSSGPSVVKAFASGDVDVALFGITPAMVLVDKGTRAGILAANSRNGFKIMATAEIADLFEEEGPATFARFEHAEGRKIRFGAPPDGSVPDIVLRYWVQEALGVGEMESVIAKSTVPPAKAVQTIQSGDIDATVVQEPFATIIGQDDAFDELAWSGSVLEDHPVTVLFANQRVIDASEVAQSLVEQHVAATEFTTESPDIAASHAASVIGAGVNEDLAAAAMQSRAADFLSNPHTVTDQAATMGEFVASVGNIDEPVPTEDLFAVEAYDALQS, encoded by the coding sequence ATGACGCCCCTCACTCGACGGAAGGCGCTCCACAGTGCCGGCGCGAGCATGGTCGCGGTTGCAGGTATCGCCGGTTGTCTCGGTCGGAGCGAGGGTGGAACGCTCGACGCCCTCTCTGTCGCGTACGTGCCGATCTATCCGAACATGCAACACTACGTAATGGCCGAGGAGGGCTACTACGACGAGGTCCCGGCCGACGTCACGTTCGAACGCTTCAGTTCCGGCCCGAGTGTCGTGAAGGCGTTTGCCAGCGGCGACGTGGACGTCGCCCTGTTCGGCATCACCCCGGCGATGGTGCTCGTCGACAAGGGAACCCGGGCCGGAATCCTCGCAGCGAACTCCCGGAACGGCTTCAAAATCATGGCGACGGCCGAAATCGCCGACCTGTTCGAAGAAGAAGGCCCGGCCACCTTCGCGCGGTTCGAACACGCCGAGGGGCGCAAGATCCGATTCGGGGCCCCACCGGACGGAAGCGTCCCTGACATCGTCCTCCGGTACTGGGTCCAGGAGGCCCTCGGCGTCGGCGAGATGGAGTCCGTCATCGCCAAGTCGACGGTCCCGCCAGCGAAGGCAGTCCAGACCATTCAGTCCGGGGACATCGACGCGACGGTCGTGCAAGAGCCCTTCGCGACGATCATCGGCCAGGACGACGCGTTCGATGAACTCGCGTGGTCCGGCAGCGTCCTCGAAGATCATCCCGTCACGGTGCTGTTCGCGAACCAGCGGGTGATCGACGCCAGCGAGGTCGCCCAATCGCTGGTCGAACAGCACGTCGCGGCGACCGAGTTCACGACCGAATCGCCGGACATCGCTGCCAGCCACGCCGCGTCCGTGATCGGTGCCGGGGTGAACGAGGACCTCGCTGCGGCGGCGATGCAGTCCCGCGCCGCCGATTTCCTCTCCAATCCGCACACCGTCACCGACCAGGCAGCGACGATGGGCGAGTTCGTCGCGAGCGTCGGCAACATCGACGAGCCAGTCCCGACGGAGGACCTGTTCGCCGTCGAGGCCTACGACGCGCTCCAGTCATGA
- a CDS encoding carbohydrate-binding domain-containing protein — translation MSAALTPAEVDWYAFEAAAGQTVVIELDRDEDDGITALILYDSDGDYLNLKYVGTGQPERIDLDSAPKAGTYFVQVVDVQSGSGPYTLTVQDAQNITPEPTATPTPEPTATPTPEPTATPTPTPVPEQSPYYGTVRDGTDRIEAEQYDEGGEGVAYHDTTDSNQGGAYRDGGVDIERTADDNGYNVGWIKDGEWLEYTITLPAGSYDFEARVASWGTDRKLRVLLDGSELGVVDVPETGGSQNWQTVTLPNLEVSTDGEHVLRVEAVGSGFNLNWVRFVTRVPEVEPGQTPYGGAARAIPGRIQAEDFDEGGQDVAFSDTDDVNRLGEYRAAGPDIELSGEASGDYSIGWTASDEWLEYTVDVTAGTYDVSLRVSSARSGKRIRVTLGGEALGVIEVPNTNGWKNWTSVTLSGVDISAEGLQILRIESLDGDFTFGWIEFTQAVVTPTPTPTVTPTPTPEATLGSQGYGEFGYGGMGD, via the coding sequence GTGTCGGCGGCGCTGACGCCGGCAGAGGTCGACTGGTACGCGTTCGAGGCGGCCGCCGGCCAGACGGTCGTTATCGAGTTGGACCGGGACGAGGACGACGGCATCACGGCGCTTATCCTGTACGACTCCGACGGCGACTACCTCAACCTCAAATACGTCGGAACGGGTCAGCCAGAGCGGATCGACCTCGATTCGGCGCCGAAAGCCGGGACGTATTTCGTGCAGGTCGTCGACGTTCAGTCCGGGAGCGGCCCGTACACGCTCACCGTGCAGGACGCACAGAACATCACTCCTGAGCCGACGGCGACGCCGACGCCCGAACCGACGGCGACGCCGACGCCCGAACCGACGGCGACGCCGACACCCACGCCGGTACCCGAGCAATCCCCCTACTACGGGACGGTGCGGGACGGAACGGACCGCATCGAGGCAGAGCAGTACGACGAGGGAGGCGAAGGCGTCGCGTATCACGACACCACTGACTCGAACCAGGGCGGCGCGTACAGGGACGGTGGGGTCGACATCGAGCGGACGGCCGACGACAACGGCTACAACGTCGGCTGGATCAAAGACGGGGAGTGGCTCGAATACACGATCACACTTCCGGCGGGGTCGTACGACTTCGAGGCTCGCGTCGCCTCGTGGGGAACCGACCGCAAACTGCGCGTCCTCCTCGACGGCAGTGAACTCGGCGTCGTCGACGTTCCCGAAACGGGCGGGTCACAGAACTGGCAAACCGTGACGCTCCCGAATCTCGAGGTCAGCACGGACGGGGAACACGTCCTCCGCGTGGAGGCTGTCGGCAGTGGCTTCAACCTCAACTGGGTTCGGTTCGTCACGCGTGTCCCCGAGGTCGAACCCGGACAGACGCCGTACGGTGGGGCCGCACGGGCGATTCCGGGACGCATCCAGGCCGAAGACTTCGACGAGGGCGGACAGGACGTCGCGTTCAGCGACACCGACGACGTGAACCGACTCGGGGAGTACCGCGCTGCCGGTCCGGACATCGAACTGTCCGGCGAGGCGTCCGGCGACTACAGCATCGGATGGACGGCGAGCGACGAGTGGCTCGAGTACACCGTCGACGTCACCGCGGGGACGTACGACGTCTCCCTGCGGGTCTCGTCGGCCCGGAGCGGAAAGCGGATTCGGGTCACGCTCGGCGGTGAGGCGCTCGGCGTCATCGAGGTGCCGAACACGAACGGATGGAAGAACTGGACGTCCGTCACTCTCAGCGGCGTCGATATCAGCGCCGAGGGGCTGCAGATCCTCCGTATCGAGTCGCTCGACGGCGACTTCACCTTCGGCTGGATCGAGTTCACGCAGGCGGTCGTCACGCCGACCCCCACGCCGACCGTGACGCCGACACCCACACCTGAGGCCACCTTAGGTTCACAGGGATACGGCGAGTTCGGCTACGGCGGCATGGGCGATTAG
- a CDS encoding sulfatase, producing the protein MARNIVLITADSIRADHCGFMGYDAETTPTLDRLADDGLVFESAIAPGPSTTQSMPAIFTGDYPVKRETDTSSELKARREFFQPHMRARQTIPDQLARDGYETGGFTPNPYTSRFTGFDEGFDHFEDFISDSRSSFYEFLFEKIDTLGPVVSLARMGLNAVKQEEVFKPWENYYGEIEAWLSDAEEPYFLWVHLMDPHFPFLVPSEYRSQSWVRMHEANWKFWQALRNGTSLDERTTERLLTAYDDTLRYTDAFVERLYEDVADTDPIVVFHGDHGEGFGEHGSYSHGYDLYQENIHVPFLVSGAERGTVEAPVTLEELPGMIHALRQGDSLDAFGRPYVVSQTLDASNVAVVGSSWKYIGDADSSALYSLAANEHETIDNEDLLDLCEAIVRQRTSQQDTQGATISAVGRASIQPS; encoded by the coding sequence ATGGCCCGAAACATCGTCCTGATCACGGCAGACAGCATTCGTGCCGACCACTGCGGGTTTATGGGGTACGATGCGGAGACGACTCCGACGCTCGATCGGCTTGCGGACGACGGTCTCGTGTTCGAGTCGGCGATCGCTCCCGGACCGTCGACGACGCAGTCGATGCCTGCGATCTTCACGGGCGACTACCCAGTCAAACGGGAGACGGACACGTCGTCGGAACTGAAGGCCAGACGCGAGTTCTTCCAGCCGCACATGCGAGCCCGCCAGACCATCCCCGACCAACTCGCGCGTGACGGGTACGAAACGGGCGGGTTCACGCCGAACCCGTACACGTCGCGGTTCACCGGCTTCGACGAGGGGTTCGATCACTTCGAGGACTTCATCTCCGACTCGCGTTCGTCGTTCTACGAGTTCCTCTTCGAGAAGATCGACACGCTCGGCCCGGTCGTCTCGCTGGCTCGGATGGGGCTCAACGCGGTGAAACAAGAGGAGGTGTTCAAGCCGTGGGAGAACTACTACGGCGAGATCGAGGCGTGGCTCTCGGACGCCGAGGAGCCGTACTTCCTCTGGGTCCACCTGATGGATCCGCACTTCCCGTTCCTCGTCCCGTCGGAGTACCGGTCGCAGTCGTGGGTGCGGATGCACGAGGCGAACTGGAAGTTCTGGCAGGCGCTCCGTAACGGCACGTCGCTCGACGAGCGGACGACGGAGCGGCTGCTCACGGCGTACGACGACACGCTCCGGTACACGGACGCGTTCGTCGAACGGCTGTACGAGGACGTCGCCGACACCGACCCGATCGTCGTCTTTCACGGCGACCACGGCGAGGGGTTCGGAGAACACGGCTCGTACAGCCACGGTTACGACCTCTACCAGGAGAACATCCACGTCCCGTTCCTCGTGTCCGGCGCCGAACGCGGGACGGTCGAGGCGCCCGTGACGCTCGAAGAGCTCCCGGGGATGATTCACGCCCTCCGTCAGGGTGATTCCCTCGACGCGTTCGGGAGACCGTACGTCGTCTCGCAGACGCTCGACGCCTCGAACGTCGCGGTCGTCGGGTCGTCGTGGAAATACATCGGCGATGCCGACTCGTCGGCGCTTTACTCGCTCGCGGCGAACGAGCACGAGACGATCGACAACGAGGACCTGCTCGACCTGTGCGAGGCTATCGTCCGGCAGCGGACGTCCCAGCAGGACACCCAGGGCGCGACCATCTCCGCGGTCGGGCGCGCCTCGATTCAGCCGTCCTGA
- a CDS encoding lipopolysaccharide biosynthesis protein yields the protein MKRLFELIRRLTPTGNAGSQIAKSLVWVGSQNALGRVIQLSMLVILARLVGPTELGLVGIALLALSALRKFTEIGLNAALIHQKEDNVDSYLDTVWLLEIGRGVLVGGIMFLAAPLIASFFGEPRAVGLLQATAIVPVLTGLKNPGIVYFDKNLDFHKEFAYQIGAEIVRFVVSVAYALVEPTAWAFVVGFIAGNVTRFGLSYAIDSYRPWFRFDMDAAKELIDYGKWMTGSSILFFLNTEGDDAFVGWFLTPAALGFYQYGYRLSNAPATEITQIIARVMFPAFSKLQDDTERLREVYLKMLRMTSFVSFPAAFGIAAVTPTFVRAFLGPDWTGMIVAMQILAVYGLLRSVGKTFGPVWKATGRPDIITKLSAFRLVLIALLIYPLTARYGIAGTALTVTLIYVFPMMPIDIYIIRGTIDATYREIFYEFVYPFTASVVMFAGVWLVHLNLAINPILKFAILTVTGIVLYVASVLVLEVQFDWGIRQNLNTLITNVKS from the coding sequence ATGAAGCGACTCTTCGAGCTGATCAGACGGCTCACACCGACGGGAAACGCGGGGTCACAGATCGCCAAGAGCCTCGTGTGGGTGGGGAGCCAGAACGCCCTCGGGCGCGTCATCCAGCTCTCGATGCTGGTCATCCTCGCGAGGCTCGTGGGTCCGACGGAGCTCGGGCTCGTCGGGATCGCACTCCTCGCGCTGAGCGCGCTCCGGAAATTCACCGAGATCGGACTGAACGCGGCGCTCATCCACCAGAAAGAGGACAACGTCGACAGCTACCTCGACACCGTCTGGCTGCTGGAGATCGGGAGGGGAGTCCTCGTCGGCGGAATCATGTTCCTCGCCGCACCGCTCATCGCTTCGTTCTTCGGCGAACCACGAGCCGTCGGACTGCTGCAGGCCACTGCGATCGTACCGGTGCTCACCGGGCTGAAGAACCCCGGGATCGTCTACTTCGACAAGAACCTCGACTTCCACAAGGAGTTCGCCTACCAGATCGGCGCGGAGATCGTCCGGTTCGTCGTCTCGGTCGCGTACGCCCTCGTCGAACCGACCGCGTGGGCGTTCGTCGTCGGGTTCATCGCGGGCAACGTCACCCGGTTCGGGCTCTCCTACGCCATCGACAGCTACCGGCCGTGGTTCCGGTTCGATATGGACGCCGCCAAGGAGCTCATCGACTACGGCAAGTGGATGACGGGGTCGTCGATCCTGTTCTTCCTCAACACCGAGGGCGACGACGCGTTCGTCGGCTGGTTCCTCACCCCGGCCGCGCTCGGCTTCTACCAGTACGGCTACCGGCTCTCGAACGCCCCCGCGACCGAGATCACGCAGATCATCGCGCGGGTGATGTTTCCGGCGTTTTCGAAACTGCAAGACGACACGGAGCGGTTGCGTGAGGTGTACCTGAAGATGCTCCGCATGACCTCGTTCGTGAGCTTCCCCGCGGCGTTCGGCATCGCGGCGGTCACCCCGACGTTCGTCCGTGCGTTCCTCGGCCCCGACTGGACGGGGATGATCGTCGCCATGCAGATCCTCGCCGTCTACGGTCTCTTGCGGTCGGTCGGGAAGACGTTCGGCCCCGTGTGGAAAGCGACGGGACGGCCGGACATCATCACGAAACTCAGCGCGTTCCGACTCGTCCTCATCGCACTCCTGATCTATCCGCTGACCGCCCGCTACGGCATCGCGGGCACCGCACTCACCGTCACGCTCATCTACGTCTTCCCGATGATGCCGATCGACATCTACATCATCAGAGGCACTATCGACGCCACCTACCGGGAGATCTTCTACGAGTTCGTCTACCCCTTCACCGCGAGCGTCGTCATGTTCGCTGGCGTCTGGCTGGTGCACCTCAACCTCGCCATCAATCCCATCCTCAAGTTCGCCATCCTCACGGTCACCGGCATCGTGCTGTACGTCGCGAGCGTCCTCGTGCTGGAGGTACAGTTCGACTGGGGGATCCGACAGAACCTCAATACGCTCATCACGAACGTCAAGAGCTGA
- a CDS encoding right-handed parallel beta-helix repeat-containing protein, translating to MRSSPGDTPPPAGRYHDLLAAVRGAGRDSVHRVHPQPDNRGGWPVAHADQHGVRAREQLHRFPGHGLGRHGGLTFRNLQIDGNWRNQSAPNGFGVEIRGTGIDPITFEGCRISNWGTNGGNLNTNAVIRSCDFIGNGHGAARYDRLGHGLNVTLDASNDETLLVENCLFRNNTGAAIDSQQGEITFRNTVVEESGFGFKHHKDTHLTVENCRFRNISSRPWYMIPGRQRLGTVRCIDTVFENAGWPAFDFPSPADFRGDNILIIGANQNNERDGSFYARAGGNFDLGRLSIHDSAHGAALELLDCSGRIEELVHSGNPGGVGVTEGVEIGTVTRGDPISLDPPVAEDVGAR from the coding sequence ATGCGGTCGAGCCCGGGGGACACTCCGCCTCCCGCCGGGCGATATCATGATCTCCTCGCAGCAGTTCGAGGAGCAGGCCGCGATTCTGTTCACCGAGTCCATCCCCAACCTGACAATCGAGGGGGCTGGCCCGTTGCGCACGCGGATCAACATGGCGTCCGGGCACGAGAACAACTACATCGGTTTCCGGGCCATGGACTCGGTCGACATGGGGGGCTGACGTTCCGGAACCTCCAAATCGACGGGAACTGGCGGAACCAGTCCGCACCGAACGGCTTCGGCGTCGAGATTCGTGGAACGGGGATCGACCCGATCACGTTCGAGGGCTGTCGAATCTCCAACTGGGGAACCAACGGGGGCAACCTCAACACGAACGCCGTCATTCGCTCCTGTGACTTCATCGGAAACGGACACGGCGCGGCACGGTACGACCGACTCGGACACGGGCTCAACGTCACGCTCGACGCGTCGAACGACGAGACGCTCCTCGTCGAGAACTGCCTGTTCCGCAACAACACCGGCGCCGCGATCGACAGCCAGCAGGGCGAGATCACGTTCCGAAACACCGTCGTGGAGGAGAGCGGCTTCGGCTTCAAACACCACAAGGACACCCACCTGACCGTCGAGAATTGTCGGTTCAGAAATATTTCGAGCCGGCCGTGGTACATGATTCCGGGTCGGCAGCGGCTCGGGACGGTTCGGTGTATCGACACGGTGTTCGAGAACGCCGGGTGGCCGGCGTTCGACTTCCCCTCCCCCGCCGACTTCCGGGGTGACAACATCCTCATCATCGGGGCGAACCAGAACAACGAGCGGGACGGGTCGTTCTACGCCCGCGCGGGAGGCAACTTCGACCTGGGTCGGCTCTCGATTCACGACAGCGCACACGGCGCTGCACTCGAGTTGCTCGACTGCTCCGGGCGGATCGAGGAACTCGTCCACAGCGGGAACCCCGGTGGTGTCGGTGTCACCGAGGGTGTCGAAATCGGGACGGTCACGCGAGGCGATCCGATCTCTCTCGACCCCCCGGTCGCCGAGGACGTCGGCGCGAGATAG
- a CDS encoding glycosyltransferase family 2 protein, which translates to MSDSGPLVSVVLPTYNRPDYLTAAARAVNEQTYDRIELVVVDDHSSVPAADVLEDVPLDSLERLTHVRHETNKGANAARNNGIRTAEGEFVAFLDDDDQWDPHKIERQVETFRTAGPETGVVYTWLQYCDADGNPLNTKTPDTRGDVTYALLTGKRVAEFSALMVRASVVEPAGLLDERFESWQDREWLIRLSRHCEFQPVPELLTTRFMEHGDQISDDFETKRDLSYPLLVEKHRSLAAEYGAVCERRFVAEHSRILASSAIRNGYYADARRCLLRAIRLYPLSTESYLYLFASLGGRHTHRIARRLKQTVASS; encoded by the coding sequence ATGAGTGACTCCGGGCCGCTGGTCAGCGTCGTCCTGCCCACGTACAACCGCCCCGACTATCTCACCGCCGCCGCGCGGGCGGTGAACGAACAGACGTACGACCGGATCGAACTGGTGGTGGTGGACGACCACTCGTCGGTACCCGCCGCGGACGTTCTCGAGGACGTCCCCCTCGACTCGCTAGAGCGCCTCACGCACGTCCGTCACGAGACGAACAAGGGCGCGAACGCGGCCCGAAACAACGGGATACGGACGGCCGAGGGCGAGTTCGTCGCCTTCCTCGACGACGACGATCAGTGGGACCCCCACAAGATCGAACGGCAGGTCGAGACGTTCCGGACCGCCGGACCGGAGACGGGCGTCGTCTACACGTGGCTCCAGTACTGCGACGCGGACGGGAACCCACTCAACACCAAAACCCCCGACACCCGCGGTGACGTGACGTACGCGCTCCTCACCGGCAAGCGGGTCGCGGAGTTCTCCGCGCTCATGGTCCGAGCGAGCGTCGTCGAACCCGCCGGGCTCCTCGACGAGCGCTTCGAGAGTTGGCAGGACCGGGAGTGGCTCATCCGACTCTCGCGCCACTGCGAGTTCCAGCCCGTCCCGGAGCTGTTGACTACCCGTTTCATGGAACACGGCGACCAGATATCGGACGACTTCGAGACGAAGCGGGACCTCTCGTACCCGCTCCTCGTCGAGAAGCACCGCTCGCTCGCCGCCGAGTACGGAGCCGTCTGCGAGCGGCGATTCGTCGCCGAACACTCGCGGATCCTCGCCTCGTCGGCGATCCGAAACGGCTACTACGCCGATGCACGTCGATGTCTCCTCCGGGCCATCCGTCTCTACCCGCTGTCGACGGAGTCGTACCTCTACCTGTTCGCTTCCCTCGGTGGGAGACACACACACCGGATCGCACGACGCCTCAAACAGACGGTCGCGTCGTCGTAG